In Zerene cesonia ecotype Mississippi chromosome 17, Zerene_cesonia_1.1, whole genome shotgun sequence, a single genomic region encodes these proteins:
- the LOC119833248 gene encoding probable dolichyl pyrophosphate Glc1Man9GlcNAc2 alpha-1,3-glucosyltransferase isoform X5, protein MIVQVTIIVTAVKFLFMPLYRSTDFEVHRNWLAITHNKSIDEWYFESTSEWTLDYPPFFAWMEYGLSLIAKQLDPEIVKIENLNYASDVTVMFQRFSVIALDFIYVYSVKKCSDLLDNGKLLVFILLVSNPGLLMVDHIHFQYNGFLYGFLLFSIAHMIKGNFIQAALCFF, encoded by the exons atgatagtTCAAGTTACCATAATTGTAACCGCggttaaatttttgttcatGCCGCTCTA cCGTTCAACAGATTTCGAAGTACACAGAAACTGGTTGGCTATTACTCATAACAAATCTATCGATGAATGGTATTTTGAGTCTACTTCAGAATGGACACTAGACTATCCTCCTTTTTTTGCTTGGATGGAGTATGGTTTATCATTAATAGCTAAACAGCTTGATCCAGAAATTGTCAAAATTGAGAACCTAAACTATGCTTCTGATGTAACAGTGATGTTCCAGCGTTTTTCAGTTATTGCattggattttatttatgtttatagtgTAAAGAA ATGTTCAGACTTATTGGATAATGGCAAACTTcttgtttttatacttttgGTATCTAATCCTGGCTTATTAATGGTTGATcatattcattttcaatataatggatttttatatgGATTTTTGCTTTTCTCTATAGCACATATGATAAAA gGAAATTTTATCCAAGCGGCGTTATG TTTCTTCTAA